The genomic DNA TGTCATGGTATATTTAAGGCAGAAACCATTTATTAGTACAAAACTTGGGCAATGATTGAAAAAGGATCTGAAACATTTTGCCCAGTAGATTCATATGCATTTCTATAGGGCAGAATGTCTTATATGCAGCCCAAACACCATCTATGATTCTTTGCTCAAGAATATATCAATCTAACTATTTCTATATGTTTTGTAGCTCTTTAGGACAGAATCTTTCGACAAGCATGTGCGTTGGAGAAATAAATTTTGCTATTATTATTGCAATTCTTGGATTGGTGCTTTTCGCCCTGCTTATTGGGAATATGCAGGTAAGTCCTACCTGTTGAATCATAAGAATAAACTACTGTGTTTAGGATGATGAACTTCAAATTATCCATTTGaagaaacaatattttcattcaaattatgTTCTAGTTCAGAAGTTCTTCTACTCAGGTATCTAAATTACACAACTAGTGATCATTCACACTAGCCATTACAAAGTTGAATTTCAACTAGAGTTTCAAAAATGTCATTGAGGAATTTCAATTCTACCTTTTTATCTACAGACATACCTCCAGTCCACAACTGTGAGACTAGAAGAGTGGAGGATCAGGAAGGCTGATACCGAACAATGGATGCATCACAGGCAGCTACCACGTGAATTAAAGCAGAGCGTTCGAAGGTACAATCAGTATAGATGGGTTGCCACCAGCGGAGTTGATGAGGAAGCTATACTTAGAAGTCTCCCATTGGATCTCCGGCGAGACATCAAGCGCCACCTCTGCCTTGACCTAGTTCTAAGAGTAAGTCTAAGCTTCTTCCCTCCTTATCAGTTGCTCATCAAGAATGACAAGAAATATTGATGTTAGGCTGATTCTGAGTATGAAACAGGTGCCACTGTTTGCTCAGATGGATGAGAGGATGCTAGATGTAATATGTGAAAGACTGAAGCCTGGTCTATGTACTCCAGGCACTTGCCTGGTCCGGGAGGGTGACCCTGTCAGTGAGATGCTCTTCATTGTCAGAGGCCACCTAGATTCTTACACTACCAATGGTGGCCGCACCGGGTTCTTCAATTCTGGCCGCATTGGCCCCACTGACTTCTGTGGCGAGGAGCTGCTGACATGGGCACTGGACCCGCGTCCAGGTGTCATTTTACCGTCCTCTACGCGCACAGTTATGGCCCTCACTGAAGTGGAAGCTTTTGCCCTCATTGCTGATGACCTGAAGTTTGTAGCTTCTCAGTTCCGAAGACTGCACAGCAAGCAGCTGAGGCACACTCTCAGGTTTTACTCCCACCAGTGGAGGACATGGGCTGCATGCTTTATACAAGCGGCTTGGTTTCGCTACAAGAGGCGGAGAGAGGCGTCTGAGCTTAAGGCTAAGGAGAGTTCTGCGGCCTCTGGGCCTGACCAGGGAATCGAGCAAAAGGCAGGCTTAGCAGTCTATGCTGTAAAACTTGCAGCCAGCACTAGGAGGGGTGGATCCGATTTTGACATCCGCCCATTGCAAAAGCCGATGGAGCCTGATTTTACAGTAGACGACAGATAAGCTGTTGTATTATAGGAAAGGTCATTACATTGATCGGGGAGTAGTATATATAGGCAGTTGTCTTGAGTTCAATTTGCCGATTCGTGGGGTGAGGGAGCTGTACTTATATTAGGTGAACTCTAGCTCTTATTTTGTCTAAATGATCATTTCAATTCAAGAAAATGGGCATTCCATTGAGAATTACAGGAATCAAAACTGTGTACGCTATAGTTAAATTCACCGGCAGAAGAAATACAGTGTCTCTTCTGCATCCCCAAAATGGGCTGGGTGCTTATGCATTGTTCCATACGAGGAAGGAAGATGTTTTGATGCTGACAAAACGAATATCCGATTACTCACTGAAGGGGGAGGTTGATTATGCAAgaacaatatttgaagagatgAGTCACCCAGACACTGTTTCTTGGAATGTGATGATAAGAGGGTATGTTGAAAACCATAGGATTGGGGACGCAAGggagttgtttgataaaatgccTGTTAGGAGTTCTGTTTCTTGGAATACCATGATCATGGCTTACGCCAAAGAAGGAAAGACACATATTGCAATGAAACTTTTCATAGTCATGCCAGATAAAGATGTCGTCAGCTGGACAGCGATCATCACTGCATTATCTCGAGGTTCACATATTGAAGATGCGTGGCGCTTGTTTAAGCTGATGCCAGAGCCTAGTTCAGTCTCCTGGGCTTCAATCATTTCAGGTTTTCAACAGAATGGGCTGGCTGCTGAAACTTTGTGTCGTTTTAAAGAAATGTTGTCAGTGGGAGTTCAACCCACTTCACATTCCTTTACTAGTGCTTTAACTGCTTCTGCAGATTTAGCTATGCTTTCATTGAGCCAACAACTCTACTCTCAACTCCTTAAAAGAGGCTTTGAGAGCAATACCCACATTGGGAATTCGGCCATTTCTATGTTCATAAAATCTGGTAGTTTCCGTAATGCAAGACGTGTCCTTGAGGATTTACCTCAACCTGATATTGTTACTTGGAATGCTATGGTTGTGGGCTATGGGCAGAATGGTTATGGTATTGAGGCAATTATGAGTTTCCATCAGATGCAAAAAGCTAAATTCCTTCCAGATAGGGTAAGTTTCCTGGGACTCTTACATGGGTGTAGCCACTGTGGATATGTAGAGAAAGGGAAGCAATATTTTCATAGTATGGAATCCAATTATGGGATCTCGCCAGGACCTGAGCACTATGCCTGCATGGTCGACCTCCTTTCAAGGGCTGGATTTCTCAAAGAAGCACATAAGTTGATAAAGGAAATGCCCTTTGAGCCAACATGCATCTTTTGGAGGACGTTACTCAATGGATGTAGGATTTGGGGTGATTTGGAATTGGGTTTTTATGCGGCTAATCGTATTTTGGAACTTGATCCTTATAATTCAAGTGCGTGCTTAATGGTCATTGACATTTATGCATCAGCTGGTAGATGGAAAGAGGTTTTAGAGATGAGGAGACAGATGAggaaaagagaagcaaggaaggAGTTGGGTTGTAGTTGGATTGAGATAAAGGGGAGGATACATTTATTCACTACTAGGGATGACACTCATCCAGAAGCAGATCATATTTACCTAACACTTCTGTTGTTATCATGTGATATTGCCCATATTGTCAGAAATTAAATGTATCGATCAAATCTCGCTATGCAACTGGCCtcttttcttgtttggtttgcaAGTAGTCGTCACAGATCACAGATGCCATACCCATCAAGCCTTTCTGGTGGGATATTTACCTTCAAGGATTTGTATTCATTGGCAACATAATATGCCTTCTTTAAGCTAAAAATGAGATTTGGAGTTGAAGCACAGAAGCCACAGGAAACTTGAAACATTTGGGCCTCAACTTTTGGCCCTGTGCGAGTACACATTTGGGTCTATGTTAACAGGAAAGAAACAGGGCACAAAAGTACAAGCCATCCAAGACCGAAGATTTTAAATATTGGAATGAGAAATTAATCATGTTATAGTTTGAGTGGATTGTTTATTGGCTTTATCGCAGAAGGGGGAGCTGGTGACTTCTGTGCGGAGAATCTTAATAGTTGAGTCTCCTGGGGCAGAAAGCTATAAACTTCTAGACCTTTAGGTGTGATATCTCTCATGCTTGCCAATTTTCCCTTGTGTTTTCCTTCTTCCGGATGGATTTATTTGTAATTGAATGCATAGATTGTCTTGGTTTCCTGGATTCTACAATGGGCATTTTATTATCAGTATAAAACTTTAGATAGGACTGACTGTTAATTACCTTGATCTGACCCATTACCTGCCTGTTTGACCCAATTTTTTGCCTGGACTTGAAAAGATTTGAGTTTTGTATTGCGATGGACTTGGTCAAACTTTTTGCCTGAAGATGGCCACTGCAATGCTCGGGCTGTGTTTGGATCAGCCCAAAAGCCAGCCCATCCTGAAAATTAAGATACTTCAATTGTTTTACATAGTTTGCTCATTTGTCTGTGGGGGACTTCGTCatcatgtgatttttttttccttaatcaCAGAGCCTGAATATTCACAAATTAGTTTAAATAGTTTATACAGGagaagttttaattaatttggtgTCTCTTAGTTGTCTTATGGTTTTCTTGGATCAGCCTCTTTGAGATGATAACTGTTTTAAATGGTATATTTCCAATAGAATGGATGAGATGATCAACTACATTGAATTGATGGACCATCAGCGATTTTTATTACAGAACATGTACATCTAATGGGCTTCTCTTAATTGAGCATGCGCATTTTAAACCTATGAGGTCGATTGGGCTCAGAGTGGATAAGTTAACTGGTCTCTAGTAAAAGCTTGGGTAGTTGAGTAGCTAAGCAAGTTGGTTTCCACTACACAAGATGTCAAAACTACGGTAGAAAAGTGTGGTCTGTTTCTTATAATTCCCATGTCCTACCTTTTAATTTCACATGATATAGTGCATATTTTGAAATGAAGGGAGTCGGTAGTCTGTTTTTGAACCAGTTCGGTGCACAAAATAGGATTATAGGATTCATCTGTTGATTGTGGTCCCTCTTCTGCTCATTTtattgttgagaaaaaaaatcacatactACAAGATAGGAAACCTTGGAAAGCAAAATATGGCAGTAACATTAAATGTTGTGATGCAGGGGTTTGAAGATGACATCTATCTAATTGTTGATATTCCAAATATGTGGCTACTCCATTGTTTTGACCATGCATTGTGTCTAGTGTCATATGGATGAATgataagaaaattgaagtgtTTGAGTGCTTTTCTTGCCTTTCGCAAGAGCCACATAATCAGGTAATGTGTCATAGAGTTCCAACTGCAGTTTTAACTCACAAAACTATATATGTATCTCTGGGAGACAAATTTTatccaaagaaaagaaaaccgaAAAGCGATTCAGAAATCTCCATGGTAGCTAGTCTTATCCTGAAAATGCTTCACTATGAAACAATTGGGAGCAATGAAATTGAAGCATTGTTTATTAGTTACCTAGTGAAATGAGTGTATGTGTTTGGCGTGCATGTTCCCTCCCAAACTTGCTAATGCCTATTTGTTAATTGAGTTTCAGGCTTTTGTAAAACAGTTGTTTGAATGAAGccaaagacaaaaaagaaattGTCAGCCCAATGATTCTAGCTTAACTTTTCAACTTCATAATCTTTGACTTGAAGCCTAAGAGAAGTAGAATTCCAATACCTTTCCCAAGTTAATAATGATACTATATCATGGAGAGCATATACAATATAGGTtataaatcatgtttttaatgGATTCTTCTTTGTCTTTACTGAATTCCTTTTAACCAAGTGGAGGGGTGGTGGCTTCCACAGGGGATTCAAATATGCAACACTTGGTTTATAATGTCTGGAGGTTCATCTTTTATGTGTACCCACATGGGGTTATGTATACTGGTTTATCATTTGCAGGCACAAGGAAGAGGGTAGTCCAAAACTAAAAAGGTGGAATCATGATGCatgaggaggaaaaaaaaaagagaagaaattgaCAGCCAAGCCTGAGAAATCATAGGttaaagaaagggaaaaaagaggGTATGATGTGAATATTCTTGTTTTAAATATGGAGGTGTAGTTGAGGGTGGTAGACAGGGTGATGAGGGTGAGACATAAAATACCATCCAAAAGAGGGACAAGATCAATAAAGCGGGGAGCTCCAATGGGCCCAAAACCCAGTCAGAAAGCTTCATATTTGTCTGCatcacaatattttttctttcttttttttttgaaaaaaagaagaggaaattaTCTTTTTCATAACTTGTTTGTGTATGAATAGTGATACTGCGACTGCCTAGGCATTGACACAGTGGGCCTTTTTTTGGGGGTGAGCTTTGTTACATAGTCAGCACAGGTGGGGCCCACTTTGACCATGTTTGTTTTGACTTATAAGCTCAGGAAACCCACACACATTCTGAAACTTCATATTCAAGGTGTGACATTGAAAATGGAAATCCAAATCTGATTCTACTTTATTTGGGGTTTGGGTTTTTGTACTACGACTTGAACTAACATGATAAAAAATCTGGGggtttcaatttgaatttacattgaacaatttttttttttaataaataagagTACTGGATCTGGGTTGAATTCAAAAGCTGATATTGATGATTACTATGATTATAAAGTTCCACATTTTAGTCAGGGGTTGTTTTAACTTTCAAGTAATTTGAAGCCCACTCAGATAAAGAAAGTGgtagatttttcaattttctcctTTCAGTGTGAAAAGAatgaaaccaaacatgtttttaggTTTGTATGTATTTATCAATGCTGCACTCCGATCCACACACAAAGATATTGTGTGACTTTCGGTTGAAAGGCATGGCAGCATCCTTCAGGTGGAGTCATTTTCAGGGTGTTGGGTTGATTTGAGGCGGCAGCTCTTAGAGCCACAAGGGAGTTGAGGGCACCGCTACTTAAGAATTAAGAATCACTTCTTTAAGGGCCTTGTAGGGTCCAGCTGAcgtttgatttttcaaatgaatcTTAAGGTCAAGGGCCCTCTTGGCACATGCCAATATTCCTCTGTTTGCCCTTGTCTCTCCATTCTGGTCAAGATTCTCTTAATTTCAACATTGGCTATCCCACATGAGAATGCGTTTTTTCAGGTTAACAACTTGTCAATCTACTTTCAAAACTCCCaactttattt from Vitis riparia cultivar Riparia Gloire de Montpellier isolate 1030 chromosome 8, EGFV_Vit.rip_1.0, whole genome shotgun sequence includes the following:
- the LOC117920633 gene encoding pentatricopeptide repeat-containing protein At4g02750-like, whose product is MGIPLRITGIKTVYAIVKFTGRRNTVSLLHPQNGLGAYALFHTRKEDVLMLTKRISDYSLKGEVDYARTIFEEMSHPDTVSWNVMIRGYVENHRIGDARELFDKMPVRSSVSWNTMIMAYAKEGKTHIAMKLFIVMPDKDVVSWTAIITALSRGSHIEDAWRLFKLMPEPSSVSWASIISGFQQNGLAAETLCRFKEMLSVGVQPTSHSFTSALTASADLAMLSLSQQLYSQLLKRGFESNTHIGNSAISMFIKSGSFRNARRVLEDLPQPDIVTWNAMVVGYGQNGYGIEAIMSFHQMQKAKFLPDRVSFLGLLHGCSHCGYVEKGKQYFHSMESNYGISPGPEHYACMVDLLSRAGFLKEAHKLIKEMPFEPTCIFWRTLLNGCRIWGDLELGFYAANRILELDPYNSSACLMVIDIYASAGRWKEVLEMRRQMRKREARKELGCSWIEIKGRIHLFTTRDDTHPEADHIYLTLLLLSCDIAHIVRN